The following coding sequences are from one Triticum aestivum cultivar Chinese Spring chromosome 5A, IWGSC CS RefSeq v2.1, whole genome shotgun sequence window:
- the LOC123101262 gene encoding basic proline-rich protein: MFPNYRIKIRRKKDPHSRTTHLPDPIATLAPAAIPRPPRPRPTPPPLPHPWPAPPQPPHPRPAPPSPPAPVRHRRGRPAPGRTPAPSGSGGDGATPPPGAPRGSPDPAPAAICPHCSRRGPGHQPRRHRVLPPASTATVASLSSASTTAAALCPRPTRRLPPSNQPGALAGPSPASATNHPPINGAPLGICAAFWSNALLCKLQSLVLPCSRRRSRRAAPRHHVQLVNKDSEGVAATFQM, encoded by the exons ATGTTCCCGAACTACAGAATCAAGATAAGAAGGAAAAAAGACCCCCACTCCCGCACCACCCACCTCCCCGATCCAATCGCAACACTCGCCCCAGCAGCGATACCGCGACCACCCCGCCCCCGGCCGACACCTCCGCCGCTGCCCCACCCCTGGCCAGCACCGCCGCAGCCGCCCCACCCTCGTCCGGCAcctccgtcgccgcccgctccCGTCCGACACCGCCGTGGCCGCCCCGCCCCCGGCCGTACCCCTGCTCCCAGCGGATccggtggagacggcgccacacCACCTCCCGGAGCACCTCGAGGGTCACCAGATCCCGCCCCCGCCGCCATCTGTCCTCACTGCAGCCGCCGTGGCCCCGGCCACCAACCGCGTCGCCACCGCGTCCTCCCTCCTGCTTCAACCGCAACAGTGGCCTCCCTTTCCTCTGCTTCCACGACGGCGGCGGCTCTTTGTCCCCGACCGACGCGACGGCTACCCCCATCCAACCAACCTG GTGCACTCGCCGGTCCCTCACCAGCCTCCGCGACCAACCATCCACCGATCAATGGGGCGCCTCTAGGCATCTGCGCCGCCTTCTGGAGCAATGCCCTTCTCTGCAAGCTGCAGTCACTGGTCTTgccctgctcgaggaggaggagtaggagggcCGCACCTAGGCACCATG TGCAACTCGTAAACAAAGACAGCGAGGGAGTGGCAGCAACATTTCAGATGTAA